One Fusobacterium ulcerans DNA segment encodes these proteins:
- a CDS encoding DUF1904 domain-containing protein translates to MPHLKVRGMDKKALIENSKEIIDGLTEIIKCDRTWFTIEHMDTEYIYDGKIVDGYTFVELYWFERTPEVKAMVGEFLTRAIKKINGDKDCCIIFFPLLGENYCDNGIFF, encoded by the coding sequence TAGAGGAATGGATAAAAAAGCTTTAATTGAAAACAGCAAGGAGATAATTGATGGTCTTACTGAAATAATCAAGTGTGACAGAACTTGGTTTACTATTGAACATATGGATACTGAATATATCTATGATGGAAAAATAGTAGATGGATATACATTTGTTGAACTGTACTGGTTTGAAAGAACTCCAGAAGTAAAAGCTATGGTTGGTGAATTTTTAACAAGAGCTATTAAAAAAATAAATGGAGATAAAGACTGCTGTATTATCTTCTTCCCACTTCTTGGAGAAAACTACTGTGACAATGGGATATTTTTCTAA
- the pduL gene encoding phosphate propanoyltransferase, with amino-acid sequence MKSLENILREVLTEIISDDVVVGVSNRHIHLSQEDLEILFGKSHVLTKMKDMKQPGQFAAEETVTIQGPKGKFEGVRVLGPVRKETQVEISISDSFKLGVKPPVRESGKLDGTPGVKIIGPKGEVIKEHGVIVAGRHIHMPKFIADIKGYKDGDIVKVETCGERKVLLYNVLMRVGNNMAKEIHLDMDESNASGLKNNDFVKIIRD; translated from the coding sequence ATGAAATCACTGGAAAATATTTTGAGAGAGGTGCTTACAGAGATCATTTCTGATGATGTGGTAGTCGGAGTATCTAACAGACATATCCATCTTTCTCAAGAAGACTTAGAAATATTATTTGGTAAGAGTCATGTTCTTACAAAAATGAAAGATATGAAACAGCCAGGGCAGTTTGCAGCAGAAGAAACAGTTACTATCCAAGGACCAAAAGGAAAATTCGAAGGGGTCAGAGTATTAGGACCAGTGAGAAAGGAAACTCAGGTGGAGATATCAATATCTGATAGTTTTAAACTGGGAGTAAAACCTCCAGTAAGAGAATCTGGAAAACTCGATGGAACTCCAGGAGTGAAAATAATAGGTCCTAAAGGAGAAGTAATAAAAGAGCATGGAGTAATAGTTGCTGGAAGACACATACATATGCCTAAATTTATAGCTGATATAAAAGGGTATAAAGATGGGGATATAGTAAAAGTTGAAACATGTGGAGAAAGAAAAGTATTATTATACAATGTTCTCATGAGAGTTGGAAATAATATGGCAAAGGAGATTCATCTGGATATGGACGAATCAAATGCTTCTGGATTAAAAAATAATGATTTTGTAAAAATAATAAGGGATTGA
- a CDS encoding flavoprotein, with amino-acid sequence MDFDMMVDYIVQEVLKKIELNETAYKVERNRGLVIINGGTGNLEQVILELKKISERYELDIVFSEAGEKIVRKEKFQNFNVIDKFEMETCEPLLKKNDIIILPLLTKNSCAKIAVGIRDNAVTYLISKALLAQKEIVAVYDSCIADNKTAYGNQINFNIEKLKSYGIIFVKSSELSDYILNRRNLEINSLKEKKIITAEDIYDIKNKKIIVSKSTIVTTLAREKAENNGIIFETEK; translated from the coding sequence ATGGACTTTGATATGATGGTGGACTACATTGTCCAGGAAGTATTAAAAAAAATTGAGTTAAATGAAACAGCATATAAAGTAGAAAGAAATAGAGGTTTGGTTATAATCAATGGAGGAACTGGAAATCTTGAACAGGTTATATTGGAGCTTAAAAAAATAAGTGAAAGATATGAACTGGATATAGTTTTTTCAGAGGCAGGAGAAAAGATAGTCAGGAAAGAGAAATTTCAAAATTTTAATGTAATTGATAAGTTTGAAATGGAGACTTGTGAACCTCTTCTGAAAAAAAATGATATTATAATTCTTCCATTACTTACAAAAAACAGCTGTGCTAAGATTGCTGTTGGAATTAGAGATAATGCAGTAACTTATCTTATTTCAAAAGCTCTGCTGGCTCAGAAAGAGATAGTAGCAGTATATGATTCATGTATAGCAGATAATAAAACAGCATATGGAAACCAAATTAACTTTAATATAGAAAAGCTGAAGAGTTATGGAATTATATTTGTAAAGAGCAGTGAGTTATCTGACTATATTTTAAACAGGAGAAATTTAGAAATAAATTCTCTGAAAGAGAAAAAAATAATCACTGCTGAAGATATTTATGATATAAAGAATAAAAAAATTATAGTATCTAAAAGTACAATTGTAACAACTCTGGCAAGAGAAAAGGCTGAAAATAATGGAATCATTTTTGAAACTGAAAAATAA
- a CDS encoding diol dehydratase reactivase subunit alpha has protein sequence MKLIVGIDIGNATTESTLAEVNGGDINVLSSGIVKTTGIKGTKENVKGVFASLQKAFQSAGRDMSELSMVRINEAAPVIGDVAMETITETIITESTMIGHNPTTPGGAGIGVGISVLIENIDEKLSGEDVIALISKNMDFQEAARKINEMTAKGVNIRGAVAQKDDAVLINNRLNKKIPIVDEVLYFEKIPVNMLTALEVAEKGKVISMLSNPYGIATLFKLNSEETKMIVPISRALIGNRSAVVIKTPKGDVKSRIIPAGKIHIAGMSKNREIEVDKGAEPIMEALEACFPVSDIWGETGTNAGGMLEKVRIVMAQLTDQDPKNIKIQDLLAVNTFVPKKVKGGIAEEFSMENAIGLAAMVKADRLQMERIALDLQEKLGKKVMVGGVEAEMAIIGALTTPGTNKPLAIIDMGAGSTDASVITRDGRISSCHLAGAGNMVTMLIDKELGLENFDLAEDIKKYPLAKVESLFHIRHEDGSVEFFEETLDPRAFARVIILKEGKMIPLDIDEPIEKIKKVRRDAKEKVFVVNAVRALKKVSPSGNIRDIDHVVLVGGSALDFEVPQMVTDKLSYYGVVAGRGNIRGTEGPRNAVATGLALSYEEGQL, from the coding sequence ATGAAGCTTATTGTAGGAATAGATATAGGAAATGCAACAACTGAAAGTACTCTTGCTGAAGTAAATGGAGGAGATATCAATGTTTTAAGCAGTGGAATAGTAAAAACCACTGGAATAAAAGGTACAAAGGAAAATGTAAAAGGTGTATTTGCATCTTTGCAGAAAGCTTTCCAGAGTGCTGGAAGAGATATGTCTGAATTATCTATGGTGAGAATAAATGAAGCTGCTCCTGTTATAGGAGATGTTGCAATGGAGACAATAACAGAAACTATAATAACTGAATCTACTATGATAGGTCATAATCCTACTACTCCAGGAGGAGCAGGGATAGGAGTGGGGATATCTGTTCTTATTGAGAATATAGATGAAAAACTATCAGGTGAAGATGTGATAGCCCTTATATCAAAAAATATGGATTTTCAGGAAGCAGCAAGAAAAATAAATGAGATGACAGCAAAAGGTGTAAATATAAGAGGGGCAGTAGCCCAAAAGGATGATGCAGTTCTGATAAATAACAGACTGAATAAAAAGATACCTATTGTAGATGAGGTACTGTACTTTGAAAAAATACCTGTAAATATGCTGACAGCTTTGGAAGTTGCTGAAAAGGGAAAGGTTATATCTATGCTTTCAAACCCTTATGGAATAGCAACTCTATTCAAGCTTAATTCTGAAGAAACTAAAATGATAGTGCCTATTTCAAGAGCTCTGATAGGAAATAGATCAGCTGTAGTAATAAAAACTCCTAAGGGAGATGTAAAATCAAGAATAATTCCAGCTGGAAAAATACATATAGCTGGAATGTCAAAAAATAGAGAGATAGAAGTGGATAAAGGGGCAGAACCTATAATGGAAGCTCTGGAAGCTTGTTTTCCTGTAAGTGATATCTGGGGAGAAACTGGAACAAATGCTGGAGGTATGCTTGAAAAAGTAAGAATAGTTATGGCACAGCTTACAGATCAGGATCCTAAAAATATCAAAATACAGGACTTGCTGGCAGTAAACACTTTTGTTCCTAAAAAGGTAAAAGGTGGAATAGCAGAGGAATTTTCAATGGAAAATGCTATAGGATTAGCTGCTATGGTAAAAGCTGACAGACTTCAAATGGAAAGAATAGCTTTGGATCTTCAGGAAAAATTAGGGAAAAAGGTAATGGTTGGAGGAGTAGAGGCTGAAATGGCAATAATTGGAGCTTTGACTACTCCGGGAACTAATAAACCTCTTGCCATAATAGATATGGGAGCAGGATCTACAGATGCCTCTGTAATAACAAGAGATGGAAGGATATCATCGTGTCATTTGGCTGGAGCAGGAAATATGGTCACAATGCTTATAGATAAAGAATTGGGATTAGAAAACTTTGATCTGGCAGAAGATATAAAAAAATATCCTTTAGCAAAAGTAGAAAGTCTTTTCCATATCAGACATGAAGATGGAAGTGTTGAATTCTTTGAAGAAACTCTTGATCCAAGAGCCTTTGCAAGGGTCATAATATTGAAAGAAGGAAAAATGATTCCTCTGGATATAGATGAACCAATTGAAAAAATAAAAAAAGTAAGAAGAGATGCCAAAGAAAAAGTATTTGTAGTGAATGCTGTAAGAGCTTTGAAAAAAGTTTCTCCAAGTGGAAACATCAGAGATATAGATCATGTAGTTCTGGTTGGAGGTTCAGCTCTTGACTTTGAAGTTCCTCAAATGGTGACTGACAAGCTTTCATATTATGGAGTGGTGGCAGGAAGAGGAAATATCAGAGGAACAGAAGGTCCAAGAAATGCAGTTGCTACAGGGCTGGCCCTTTCATATGAGGAGGGACAGTTATGA
- a CDS encoding MIP/aquaporin family protein, whose protein sequence is MNVYLAEFIGTAIIIFFGGGVVANVSLTKSKAQGAGWMVITAAWALGIATAVYTVGWISGAHLNPALSIALAVIGALKWEYLFGYIAAQILGAMFGSLLVFLTFKLHFDEEENQGALLAIFCTGPAIRNYFWNCVTEILATAMFVFGVLGIGNAKNTAVAFTLSNGAEASGNIGILGGLLVGFLVWAIGMSFGGPTGYALNPARDLGPRIMHALLPIKHKGSSDWAYAWVPIIAPIIGAVLGALLYTAIFN, encoded by the coding sequence ATGAATGTTTATCTAGCAGAGTTTATAGGAACAGCCATCATTATTTTCTTTGGGGGAGGGGTAGTAGCAAACGTTTCATTGACGAAATCTAAGGCACAGGGAGCCGGTTGGATGGTAATCACAGCAGCTTGGGCTCTAGGAATAGCAACAGCAGTATATACAGTAGGATGGATAAGCGGAGCACATCTTAATCCAGCACTTTCTATAGCATTAGCTGTGATAGGGGCTTTAAAATGGGAATATCTTTTTGGATATATAGCAGCACAAATACTTGGAGCAATGTTTGGAAGTCTTTTAGTATTTTTGACTTTTAAACTGCATTTCGATGAAGAGGAAAATCAAGGAGCATTACTTGCTATATTCTGTACAGGACCAGCTATAAGAAATTATTTTTGGAACTGTGTAACAGAAATACTTGCTACTGCTATGTTTGTTTTTGGAGTATTAGGAATAGGAAATGCAAAGAATACAGCAGTTGCTTTTACACTTTCTAATGGAGCAGAGGCATCAGGAAATATTGGAATACTAGGTGGACTTTTAGTAGGATTTTTAGTTTGGGCAATCGGTATGAGTTTTGGAGGGCCTACAGGATACGCTCTTAACCCAGCAAGAGATTTAGGACCTAGAATAATGCATGCTCTTCTTCCGATAAAACATAAAGGAAGTTCAGACTGGGCATATGCATGGGTGCCGATTATAGCCCCTATCATAGGAGCAGTTTTAGGAGCACTTTTATATACAGCTATATTTAATTAA
- a CDS encoding BMC domain-containing protein, with protein MKKSLILLEFKNISTGFFVLDEITKNFNVSMEILKLLCPGRYMIICSGNQGEIESLRKYISEIKENEKHKHITERLVSGVDEYLLKKINKSVKFSDSVKSLGVLEFSNTVQAIETADYIEDESPVEVLTIKIGLGMCNKGVILFEGDTSSVINIVNKIEGMGLKELISSEVINSPNREFLKSFYF; from the coding sequence ATGAAAAAATCATTGATTCTATTGGAATTTAAAAATATAAGTACAGGATTTTTTGTACTGGATGAAATAACTAAGAATTTTAATGTAAGTATGGAAATATTAAAACTTTTATGTCCTGGAAGATACATGATAATATGCAGTGGAAATCAAGGGGAGATAGAGAGTCTTAGAAAATATATAAGTGAAATTAAAGAGAATGAAAAACATAAACATATAACTGAAAGATTAGTCAGTGGAGTAGATGAATACCTTCTGAAAAAGATTAATAAAAGCGTGAAATTTTCTGACTCTGTAAAAAGTTTAGGAGTTCTTGAATTTTCAAATACTGTACAGGCTATAGAAACAGCAGACTATATAGAAGATGAAAGTCCAGTAGAAGTATTGACTATAAAAATAGGACTGGGTATGTGTAATAAAGGGGTTATTTTATTTGAAGGGGATACTTCATCTGTAATAAATATAGTGAATAAAATAGAAGGGATGGGGTTAAAAGAACTCATATCTTCAGAGGTAATTAATTCACCAAATAGAGAATTTTTAAAAAGTTTTTATTTTTAG
- the pduA gene encoding propanediol utilization microcompartment protein PduA, with protein sequence MGNALGLIETKGLVGAIEAADAMTKSANVELVGYEKIGSGLVTVMVRGDVGAVKAAVDAGAAAAERVGTVQSIHVIPRPHADTEKLLPKLVK encoded by the coding sequence ATGGGTAACGCATTAGGATTAATAGAAACTAAAGGACTTGTAGGAGCAATCGAAGCAGCAGATGCTATGACTAAATCTGCAAATGTTGAATTAGTAGGATATGAAAAAATAGGATCAGGACTTGTTACTGTAATGGTAAGAGGAGATGTAGGAGCAGTAAAAGCAGCAGTAGATGCTGGAGCAGCAGCAGCAGAAAGAGTTGGAACTGTTCAATCTATCCATGTAATTCCTAGACCACATGCTGATACAGAAAAATTATTACCAAAATTAGTAAAATAG
- the eutJ gene encoding ethanolamine utilization protein EutJ: MNLKKVNEYIKQFDKAIEEPNLSFEKDEYYVGVDLGTANIVMCVVDKNGVPVGGESYQSSVVKDGIVVDFIGAINIVKKMKENLEYKLGIEINKGFTAIPPGVESGSVKAIVNVIESADIDVIKVVDEPSAAAKVLKIKDGAVVDVGGGTTGISILKDGKVIFTADEPTGGTHMSLVLAGNYGITFDEAEKIKKDIKREGEVFQIIRPVVEKMASIVKKFIQDFDVKDVYIVGGACTFKEFESVFEKELKRKVIKTYKPLLVTPLGIALTGLE; this comes from the coding sequence ATGAATCTTAAAAAAGTAAACGAATATATAAAGCAATTTGATAAAGCCATAGAAGAGCCAAATCTGAGCTTTGAAAAAGATGAATATTATGTTGGAGTGGATCTAGGAACAGCTAATATTGTAATGTGTGTAGTGGACAAAAATGGAGTTCCAGTAGGAGGAGAAAGCTATCAGTCATCTGTTGTAAAAGATGGGATAGTAGTGGATTTTATTGGAGCAATCAATATAGTGAAAAAAATGAAAGAGAATCTTGAATATAAACTTGGAATAGAAATTAATAAGGGATTTACAGCTATACCGCCTGGAGTAGAGAGTGGAAGTGTAAAAGCAATAGTGAATGTAATAGAATCGGCAGATATAGATGTAATCAAGGTAGTGGATGAGCCTTCAGCAGCTGCAAAAGTTTTAAAAATAAAAGATGGAGCAGTTGTAGATGTCGGGGGAGGAACTACTGGAATAAGCATTTTAAAAGATGGGAAGGTAATTTTTACAGCAGATGAGCCTACTGGAGGAACTCATATGTCTCTGGTGCTTGCTGGAAATTATGGAATAACTTTTGATGAAGCTGAAAAAATAAAAAAAGATATTAAAAGAGAAGGGGAAGTTTTTCAAATAATCAGGCCGGTAGTTGAAAAAATGGCTTCTATAGTTAAAAAATTTATTCAGGATTTTGATGTAAAAGATGTGTATATAGTTGGAGGAGCTTGCACATTTAAAGAATTTGAAAGCGTTTTTGAAAAAGAGCTCAAAAGAAAAGTCATCAAAACTTATAAACCACTTTTAGTGACACCACTAGGGATAGCACTTACAGGTTTAGAGTAA
- a CDS encoding BMC domain-containing protein encodes MISSLGLIEVVGLVGAVEAGDTAVKAANVRLLGYELTKGGGMVTVKIEGEVSAVKAAVDAAVMAAEKLTTVVSHLVIARPSEEVAKMIESTEEECQCSCEEAETETPEISEEKTVAEHIVEEKIEVVEVVEEIEAPLKKK; translated from the coding sequence ATGATAAGTTCACTAGGATTAATAGAAGTAGTAGGACTGGTAGGAGCAGTAGAAGCAGGAGATACAGCAGTAAAGGCAGCTAATGTAAGACTATTGGGCTATGAATTAACAAAAGGTGGAGGAATGGTCACTGTAAAGATAGAGGGAGAAGTTTCAGCAGTAAAAGCAGCAGTAGATGCAGCAGTTATGGCAGCTGAAAAACTTACTACTGTAGTGAGTCATCTTGTTATTGCAAGACCATCTGAAGAAGTAGCCAAAATGATAGAGAGTACTGAAGAAGAATGTCAATGTTCTTGTGAAGAAGCAGAAACTGAAACTCCAGAAATATCAGAAGAAAAAACAGTTGCAGAACATATAGTTGAAGAAAAAATTGAAGTAGTAGAAGTAGTTGAGGAGATAGAAGCTCCTTTAAAAAAAAAATAA
- a CDS encoding glycerol dehydratase reactivase beta/small subunit family protein yields MRREKEEIGINIFYSSKIDINGKLSNILWGIEEEEIPYILVPTEDTDAEKMGSAASKSSKLGVGIGIGEKEVTLYQEKLEMDKPLFRYNLDSDEDILRAVGVNGARLIKGNPFIIPEMTGGK; encoded by the coding sequence ATGAGAAGAGAAAAAGAAGAGATAGGAATAAATATTTTCTATTCATCAAAGATAGATATAAATGGGAAATTAAGTAATATCTTATGGGGAATAGAAGAGGAAGAGATTCCATACATTCTTGTTCCAACAGAAGACACTGATGCGGAAAAGATGGGAAGTGCAGCTTCTAAATCCTCTAAATTAGGTGTAGGAATAGGAATAGGAGAAAAGGAAGTAACCTTATATCAGGAAAAACTGGAAATGGATAAACCATTATTTAGATATAATTTAGATAGTGATGAAGATATCCTTAGAGCTGTGGGAGTAAATGGAGCCAGACTCATAAAGGGAAATCCATTTATTATCCCAGAGATGACAGGAGGAAAATAG
- a CDS encoding cob(I)yrinic acid a,c-diamide adenosyltransferase yields the protein MKEVYTNLMKVYTRKGDSGETGLYGGSRISKNSIKVDTYGNIDESAAFIGAARALIKDKEIKDILYKIQEKFLVIGAYLASDKNGITKLKEKIEISDIENLEKIMDEYSKNLLPLYKFIIPGENIESAALHVARTVVRRSERKIVALKERDEVAPEVLKYVNRVSDILFVLARVVEDQEAVRHISNAIIEKINVYEKKNLLSLEEAKKIVESGKNKAREIKKDFVLAVVNSEGNLILEEKMDNAILASIEIALKKAYTAAALKIETSELAKLVQPNGSLYGLHTDQRYVVFGGGSPLKKNGEIVGAVGVSGGTVDEDMTVAKACVEAFCKS from the coding sequence ATGAAAGAGGTCTACACCAATTTAATGAAAGTATATACAAGAAAAGGAGATTCTGGAGAAACAGGACTATATGGTGGGAGCAGGATATCAAAAAATAGTATCAAAGTAGATACTTATGGAAATATAGATGAATCTGCTGCATTCATAGGAGCTGCCAGAGCTTTAATAAAGGATAAAGAAATAAAAGATATACTCTATAAAATACAGGAAAAATTTCTTGTAATAGGGGCATATTTAGCAAGTGATAAAAATGGAATAACTAAACTTAAAGAAAAAATAGAAATATCAGATATAGAAAATCTTGAAAAAATAATGGATGAATATTCAAAAAATCTTCTTCCATTATATAAGTTTATTATTCCAGGGGAAAATATAGAATCTGCCGCTCTTCATGTAGCCAGAACAGTAGTGAGAAGAAGCGAAAGAAAAATAGTAGCTTTAAAAGAAAGAGATGAAGTAGCTCCTGAAGTATTGAAGTATGTCAATAGAGTTTCAGATATATTATTCGTTTTAGCTAGAGTAGTAGAAGATCAGGAAGCAGTAAGACATATTTCAAATGCTATTATAGAAAAAATTAATGTTTATGAAAAAAAGAATCTGCTGTCTTTAGAGGAAGCAAAAAAAATAGTGGAATCTGGGAAAAATAAAGCTAGAGAGATAAAGAAAGATTTTGTTCTGGCAGTTGTTAATTCAGAAGGGAATCTTATACTGGAAGAAAAAATGGACAATGCTATATTGGCAAGTATAGAAATAGCATTGAAAAAAGCATATACAGCAGCAGCTTTAAAAATAGAAACATCAGAACTTGCAAAACTGGTTCAGCCTAACGGCTCTCTATATGGACTGCATACAGATCAAAGGTATGTAGTATTTGGCGGAGGTTCTCCGCTGAAGAAAAATGGTGAAATAGTAGGAGCAGTAGGAGTGAGCGGAGGAACAGTAGATGAAGATATGACAGTTGCAAAAGCTTGTGTAGAAGCTTTTTGTAAAAGTTAG
- a CDS encoding EutN/CcmL family microcompartment protein: MFLAKVVGKIVSTTKDEGLNGKKILIIAPIDMNGAVTGKEIVSIDSVGAGIGDQVLVTRGSVSMYAFGENHIPIDSAIVAIIDTIEQS; this comes from the coding sequence ATGTTTTTAGCTAAAGTCGTAGGAAAAATAGTATCAACAACAAAAGATGAAGGACTTAATGGTAAAAAAATCCTTATTATTGCTCCAATAGATATGAATGGAGCAGTGACAGGAAAAGAAATAGTGAGCATAGACAGTGTGGGAGCAGGAATTGGAGATCAGGTTCTTGTCACTAGAGGAAGTGTGTCTATGTATGCTTTTGGTGAAAACCATATCCCCATCGACTCAGCCATAGTTGCTATAATTGATACTATAGAGCAGAGTTAG
- a CDS encoding YaaA family protein produces MKIIFSPSKEMRNRDILSLPSSPIFFKEKNSELLKMIQSFSKEEIAEIMKIKGKLLEETFENIRNFNSLKEISAFSLYNGVSFKNLELEKYDKSNVEYAENTLLILSAFYGVLHPSDSVKNYRLDMTMKLSSSSLYSFWNREVTDYISCLLKNDSDKTLINLASGEYSKMIERKHFPYRIIDIDFKENKNGKFQSVSSFAKQGRGSMLNYLIKNRINVAEKIKEFSELGYSINNELSDKDKFIFTR; encoded by the coding sequence ATGAAGATCATATTTTCACCAAGTAAAGAGATGAGGAATAGGGATATATTATCTCTCCCCTCTTCTCCTATATTTTTCAAAGAAAAGAATAGTGAGCTTCTGAAAATGATTCAAAGTTTTTCTAAGGAAGAGATTGCAGAAATTATGAAAATTAAGGGTAAACTTTTGGAAGAAACTTTTGAGAATATAAGAAATTTCAATTCTTTAAAAGAGATATCTGCATTTTCATTATACAATGGAGTTTCATTTAAAAATCTGGAATTAGAAAAATATGATAAAAGCAATGTTGAATATGCTGAAAATACTCTCCTTATTCTTTCTGCTTTTTATGGAGTTTTACATCCCTCTGATTCTGTTAAGAATTATAGATTGGATATGACTATGAAGCTTTCTTCATCATCACTCTATTCTTTTTGGAACAGAGAGGTTACAGACTATATCAGCTGTCTTTTAAAAAATGATTCTGATAAAACTCTTATAAACCTTGCTTCAGGAGAGTATTCTAAGATGATAGAGAGAAAACATTTTCCATATAGAATTATTGATATTGATTTTAAAGAAAATAAAAATGGAAAATTTCAATCTGTCAGCAGCTTTGCAAAGCAGGGCAGAGGAAGTATGCTTAATTATCTCATCAAAAACAGGATTAATGTTGCAGAAAAAATCAAAGAATTTTCTGAGCTTGGATATTCAATTAATAATGAATTATCTGATAAGGATAAATTTATTTTTACTAGATAA
- a CDS encoding aldehyde dehydrogenase family protein translates to MNLEANNMDEIVALIMKELKKTDIKAGCQSCESPKNGVFSSMDEAIAAAKKAQEILFSSRLEMREKIVASIREVMKDYVVELAELGVKETGMGRAADKALKHQVTIEKTPGVEDLRAFAFSGDDGLTVMELSPYGVIGAITPSTNPSETIICNSIGMISAGNSVVFAPHPGAKRTSIKTVEIINEAVRKAGGPENLVVTIAEPSIENTNRMMENPDIKMLVATGGPGVVKSVMSSGKKAIGAGAGNPPVLVDETADIEKAARDIVAGCSFDNNLPCIAEKEVVAVDSITDYLIFEMQKNGAYLIKDKSVIDRLVAMVLKNGSPNRAYVGKDASYILKDLGINVGGEIRVIITEADKDHPFAVEELLMPILPIIRVKNALEGIEVSKKLEHGLRHTAMIHSKNIDILTKYARDMETTILVKNGPSFAGIGVGGEGHTTFTIAGPTGEGLTSAKSFARNRRCVLVGGLSIK, encoded by the coding sequence ATGAATTTAGAAGCAAATAACATGGATGAAATAGTTGCTCTGATAATGAAGGAATTGAAGAAAACAGATATAAAAGCAGGGTGTCAAAGCTGTGAGAGTCCTAAAAATGGAGTTTTCTCTTCAATGGATGAAGCTATTGCAGCTGCAAAAAAAGCTCAGGAGATATTATTTAGCTCGAGATTAGAAATGAGAGAAAAAATAGTAGCTTCTATTAGAGAAGTAATGAAAGATTATGTTGTAGAATTAGCAGAACTTGGAGTAAAGGAAACTGGTATGGGAAGAGCAGCTGATAAAGCTCTGAAGCATCAGGTGACAATAGAAAAAACTCCAGGAGTAGAAGATTTAAGAGCATTTGCTTTCAGTGGAGATGATGGACTTACAGTTATGGAACTTTCACCATATGGAGTGATAGGAGCTATAACACCATCAACAAATCCAAGTGAGACAATAATATGTAATTCTATTGGAATGATATCAGCAGGAAACTCTGTTGTATTTGCCCCTCACCCAGGAGCAAAGAGAACTTCAATAAAAACTGTAGAGATAATAAACGAAGCTGTAAGAAAAGCTGGAGGGCCAGAAAATCTTGTAGTAACTATTGCCGAACCAAGCATAGAAAATACAAATAGGATGATGGAAAATCCAGATATAAAAATGCTGGTAGCTACTGGGGGACCGGGAGTAGTCAAAAGTGTAATGTCAAGTGGAAAAAAAGCCATTGGTGCAGGAGCAGGGAACCCACCAGTATTGGTTGATGAAACTGCTGATATTGAAAAAGCAGCAAGAGATATAGTTGCAGGATGCAGTTTTGACAACAATCTTCCATGTATTGCTGAAAAAGAAGTAGTGGCAGTAGATTCTATAACAGATTATCTGATATTTGAAATGCAGAAAAATGGAGCATATTTAATAAAAGATAAATCAGTAATAGATAGACTTGTTGCTATGGTTTTGAAAAATGGATCTCCTAATAGAGCATATGTTGGAAAGGATGCTTCATATATTCTAAAGGATTTAGGAATAAATGTTGGAGGTGAAATAAGAGTTATTATTACTGAGGCTGACAAAGATCATCCATTTGCTGTAGAGGAATTGTTAATGCCAATACTTCCTATTATTAGAGTAAAGAATGCTTTAGAAGGAATAGAGGTATCAAAAAAATTAGAACATGGACTTAGACATACTGCCATGATACATTCTAAAAATATAGACATACTTACAAAATATGCAAGAGATATGGAAACTACTATATTAGTTAAAAATGGACCTTCTTTTGCAGGAATCGGAGTAGGTGGAGAAGGACATACTACATTTACTATAGCTGGACCTACTGGAGAAGGACTTACATCAGCTAAGAGTTTTGCAAGAAACAGAAGATGCGTTCTTGTAGGTGGATTATCTATAAAATAA